The DNA sequence GTACTTTTTTTATATTAAAAGAATCATATCAAGAAAATAAAGAAGAAATACAAGATATTATTAAACTACAAGACAGAGGGGCTAAATTACCTGCTTTGGAAGCATTAAAATTGGGACTTCAGGGTACTTATATTCCTTTTGCCAGAATAATGTATGCCGAGCTTTCTAAGTTAGTAGATACTTATAAACCGGATGTTATAATCAATGACTGTATTACATTTGCGGGAGCATTTGTAGCTCATGTTAAAAAAATTCCATTGGCTACGATCACTCCTGTTACCCCAAATACACTTCATGATCCGGGGACAGCACCAAAAGTAACTCAATGGGTGCATGATTCAATCATAAATTTGCAAAAATCCTTAGGTATATCGGGTGATGAAGAATTAATTTCTTCTAAAGAAGTTAATATGTTTTATACCTCTCAAAAATTTGCAGGATATAATGATGGAGAATATCCTTCGTATATGAAATTTATCGGAGCTTTAACCGGTCGCCCGGATAATACTCCTTTTGATTGGGACAGATTGAATAAAGATAAAAATCCTAAAATATATATATCTTTAGGTACTGTCCTGGTAGATATCAGAAAAGAGTTTTTCACTAAAATGATTGAGGCTCTTAAAGATAAAAACGTAACTGTTGTTGCGGCAACAGACCCTTCTATTATAGAAAAATGGCCGGATAATTTTATTGTACAAAGTTATGTGCCACAACTTGAACTTTTAAAGCATATTGATGTAGTAATTGGTCATGGAGGATTAAATACCGTTTGTGATACTTATATGAATGGTATTCCAATGCTCATAATACCTATAGCTTTTGACCAATCTCATACAGCCACTTTAATTGAGCAATACGGATGCGGCATACGGCTAAAATACAAACGTATGAGAATTATTGATATAGAACATGCGGTTGACGAATTATTATATAATGAAAAATATAAAAAAGCAGCAAAAGAAATTCAAGAATCTTTCATTGAAGCCGGAGGAAATAAAAAAGCTGCAGAGCTCATCGAAAATCTAGTTATTAAGAATAAGATATAAGTAAAATATTTAATTTTTATAAAATGGAAAAAACTTCTGAAAGAAATATTTACTTTTTGCTATTTATATATGTATTAAGTGTTTTATTCATATGCTCAAAGATGTCCCCTCTTTATACTACAAATGAATGGGCAGATCCTAACATTTATTTTAATGTTGCAAAAGGAATGGTTAATGGAAGGGCTTTATATACTGAAATTTTCGATCATAAAGGGCCTTTCATATTTTTTATTTATGCAGCCGGATATATAATTTCCAATGAAAATTTTTTCGGGATGTTTTTAATTGAATTAGCCTCCTGGTTTATTTTAGCATTGTCTTTATATTCTTCTTCTAGATTATTCTTAGGTAAATTCATTTCTTTTGTAATTACCACCGCATTCTTTATTTTTATAATTAAAATTATGAAAGCGGGAGGTTCTGCTGAAGAATTTATTTTATGTATGGAAGGGGTCACCTTATACTTATTTTTTAAATATTTTAAATCTGACAATCCTATTCACAAGCCTATATATATGTTTATTAATGGTTTGTTAGTAACTGCTGTGTTATATACTAAAATAAATCTTATAGCATTTTGGATTTTCCCACTTTCAGCGATATTTATTAATATTTTATACCATAAAGAATATAAAAACTTTTTATACAATATTTTAGCATTTATTTTAGGGTTTTTATTCATTAGTATTCCTGTTATTGGATATCTATACACACATAATTGTTTAGAAGAGGCTTATAAAATATATATTGAGTTGAATAGTGCTTATGCAAAATTAGGAACTCCTAAGGATATTGTTTTAAGACTATTGGCAAGAATTCTTTATTTATTTTTAGAACCCACCTGTTTGTTTTTACTTGCTTTTATGGGAATATTTTTATTTCCATTCAAGCACATTAAAAATATATTTGCTAAACTTGGAATAGTATTTTCCGGATTTATTTTGTATTCGGTAATATTTATGGGTAAATTTCAATATTATTATCCTATACCTTTTTTAATTTTCGGGTTTATAGGTTTTATATATGTTGGAGCCATATTCCAAAAATGTTTTGGCTCATTTTATATAAACTCAAGTAAAACATTATTTTTTACTATGTTGGTATTCGTATTTACCTGTGCGGGCATGTCAGGACTTGATAATACGCGCATAGAAGAATGGATATTAACGGATGAAAATTATGACCGAAAAGCTTTAATGACCATGAGGTTAAAAAAAGAAATTATGAAAGAAAATAATCCTACTTTATTAAATTTAGGATTTGGTCTGGCAAATAATCTTTTTACTACATGTAATATAGTACCTAATATTAAGTATTTTGTTACTCCTAATCTTTCTCATAAATTTTATCCTCAATTAAGAGACGAACAATTTCAATATTTAAAAGATAAAAAAACGGATTTTGTTATCATACAACAATACATTCCTAGTAATGGATATTATGATAAAATGGATTCTATTGATACGCCGTATAGTTTAAAACGAAATCCATTCTTATTGGAAAATTATAAATTAATTCTTACCGATACGATCATTAATACAATTGATGAAAGATCAGTTGATATTTATTTTCTATATAAGAAAAAACCCTAAATATAATTTTAGGGTACAACAAAAAAGAGTTCAGTTTATAACTGAACTCTTTTTTATGGTAAAAATTTAAATATGTTAAATTTGGGTAAGGCGTAATGTGTTTGTCAAACTATTCGCAAAAGAAGGCATTGCATTTAGGTTAATTACAAAATCACCTGATTTAATATACCCTTTTTGCTTAATATTATTGTTAACCTCAACAACTGTTTCATCTGTACTGTTCGCTCCTTCATATAAATACGCTTTAACGCCCCATAGTAAGCTTAGCATATTGATTATTCGTTTATTGGATGTATAAACTATAATGTTAGCTAGTGGACGATGAGATGATATTTGAAATGCTGTATATCCTGATTGAGTTAAAGTAATAATAGCTTTCGCTCCTACTTGTCCAACCATAACTGCAGCATTGTAGCAAATCATATCAGTTATATAACGCTCACTGCCT is a window from the Apibacter sp. B3706 genome containing:
- a CDS encoding glycosyltransferase, with protein sequence MSKFLFVVPPFFGHINPSLSIGRTLLENGHEVAWAGLTEIKPETIPAGGTFFILKESYQENKEEIQDIIKLQDRGAKLPALEALKLGLQGTYIPFARIMYAELSKLVDTYKPDVIINDCITFAGAFVAHVKKIPLATITPVTPNTLHDPGTAPKVTQWVHDSIINLQKSLGISGDEELISSKEVNMFYTSQKFAGYNDGEYPSYMKFIGALTGRPDNTPFDWDRLNKDKNPKIYISLGTVLVDIRKEFFTKMIEALKDKNVTVVAATDPSIIEKWPDNFIVQSYVPQLELLKHIDVVIGHGGLNTVCDTYMNGIPMLIIPIAFDQSHTATLIEQYGCGIRLKYKRMRIIDIEHAVDELLYNEKYKKAAKEIQESFIEAGGNKKAAELIENLVIKNKI